In the Gopherus flavomarginatus isolate rGopFla2 chromosome 23, rGopFla2.mat.asm, whole genome shotgun sequence genome, agagcagggggcgctgggagccaggagtcctgggttctctccccaggtctgggaggggagtgggggctggtgggtcagagcagggggctgggagccaggactcctgggttctctccccagctcggggaggggagtgggggctggtgagttagagcagggggggctgggagccaggactcctgggttctctccccggctctgggaggggagtgggggctggtgggttagagcagggggggcctgggagccaggactcctgggttctctccctggctctgggaggggagtaggggctggtgggtcggagcagggggttctgggagccaggactcctgggttctctccccagctctgggaggggagtgggggcgggtgggtcagagcagggggagctgggagtcaggactcctgggttctctccccggctctgggaggggagtgggggctggtgggttagagcaggggggcgctgagagccaggactcctcggttctctccccaactctgggaggggagtgggagctggggggtgagagCAGGTGgggtaggagccaggactcctgcggTCTATGCCCAGTGTCAGGAGGATTGTGGGGTCCCACGGTTTGTCTTCCATCCCCCCcaggcagcagtggggctgggtgctgggggcaGCTCATCCCCTGCGAGAGGAGGAGAAACAAATGGCGAGGGACCAGGTAAGAGGCGGAGACCAGTGAGCCCCCTgttccccccccactgccccctttctcccagcTGGGTTTTCACCCCAATTGTCCCCCCGCCCCTTTGTCGTTCCAGATCCGGTGCCCGGAGCCGCTGCTGAGCTGGACAGAGACGCCCCCTAAGCGGCTGCAGCGGGGACCCCCCCGTTCCTGGGAGCATTGGGGTGTCTGCGTGTGTTGggctccagctctgccctgctTCCCCCATTCCCCCAGGGCTCATCCCCCCGCCCTTGTATGCAAACGCGGCCTCCCGCTCATGTCTAGCTTTGCATATGCATTGTGCTCATTTGCATAAAATCTCCCCTTCCCCTGGAGATGCTGCCTAGTGTGTGGGCCTCCCGCTGCCGCTCTAGCCCCCCCCCAGCCGCTCTCTATGGTTGTGGGGCAACTGGCTTTGGCCCAGACCCCCCCTCCAACCATAGAGCTGAGGCCTAGCCAGGTGCCTGCCTATGGCCAGGGAGGTGACGCTCTAGCCAATGTCTctgtggttggggggggggtggcctAGTGCAGTCCTCCAGGCCTGTTGCCATAGAGATGCAGGCCAGAGTGCCTCCTTGAGCACCATGTCCATGGTGATGAGACAGTTCTAGCCCTGGCTGAGTCCTCCTGGACCACCACCATAGAGTCCCACCACCCACAGCCGTTACCATAGAgatagtgggggaggggcgcacATGAGCCATGTCTAGGCACAGTCTCTATGGCCAGTCCTAGAGTCCCTCTGGCCTCCACCCAGAGCATGGCAGCCTAGAgtgggggctgaagcccaggccgCTCTAGACGCAGTTGTTAGGACTCTATGGTTAGCACCATAGAGAGGAAGACTTTGCATTTCAGGGAGGGGTACAGTCTAGGCAGGGGGTGGTTAGTCCTCCAGGACATAGAGATGAACTTagaaaccctccccccccccacctctgtggctgagatgcgcccacctctggggcagggcggccgcttatatggggacccctcgcccggcgctgagatgcgcccacctctggggcagggcggccgCTTATATGGGGACCCCATGCCAGGCGCTGAGATtggcccacctctggggcagggcggccgCTTATATGGGGACCCCACGCCaggcgctgagatgcgcccacctctggggcggggcggccgtggacccggggacccctcgcccggcaccaagatgcagccacctctggggcggggtggccattttccagggacccctcacccagtgcagagatgcggccacctctggggctgcTGGTGCCGAGGTCTGACACAGGAACCACACCCGGCCCCAGTTGATAGTTCCTTTACTTGTACCCTGTGCTCAGTGAGAGCCGcccgccccccgcccaccccacACACGGCTACAGCGCAACAGCCACAAATAAACAAAATCCCTGACCCACAGCATGAGCATCTGCAGCCCCTCCCAGGAGGGGGCCTAGGTCCTGACTCTACCCCCACCAGGCagaggcccctggagcagacaTGGGGGGCTGGGACACCCCCCGCTGAAAACCACTTTATAAATTCATGGCTAGATGAACAAGGGGCCACAGGCGCTGAAGCAGGAATAATGCCCAGAGAGGAATTCAGTGCTTTTCACTGGGGGGGTGAGCGGGAGCTGCCCCCCAGGAGCGGGGAGTTCCCCCTTCCAGAGCTCAGCAGGGGAGCCACAGTTAAAAtttctgggggaggagggaagagaagggaCGCCCCCCCCCAAGTTAGACATTTAAAAGCCAGACCCCAGTTCTGGGGCCCACCCTGTACAGCAGTGAGATGGGGGGGCTTAGTGAGCCCCCCTCAGCGGGTAGGGGGCAGCATTAAAAAGCCCGGAGAGATACAGTTAAAATCCACCGCCCCACACCAGGGGCCAggtcccagctccctccccccgccctcagAAACCATCGTCATCCTGGTCGTCCTTGACTCCCCCCTTGAGCCGCAGGCGGGCGAAATCCTCGAAGACGATGTCGTCGTCCTGGCcgtagctggggtggggagagagggacagaTGTGGCAttaagggggggggggctactccctgctgcccccccaccagcctgTGGTAGACTGGTCCCTCTCCTAATCTAGGACCctgcactggggggtgggggtggggaatcagAAAGgaaagctccccgccccccccacagctTGTAACAGGAgacccccagtccccttccccccccccccggagagtCTCTGGTAAcccactcaccccccccacaGATACAGCTAACTTAGTCCCTCCCCACGGGCCCCTCCCTGACACCGGTGTGTGGCGGGGCACAGCTAGGGGGCTTCCTGGGCACGGGGGAACATGGGGGGGCTCTTACTGGGTTTCAAATTCGATGAGGTTGGTGTCAACGGGGACGTCCGCTTCAGGGAtaactggagggaggggagaaaaaagCATTAATCCTCCCAACCGGGCAACCTGCGACCCCTCGCCCcgtgctgagatgcgcccacctctggggtgggacggcTGGTTACCCCTCGCCTGGTactgagatgcggccacctctggggcggggcgggcggttacccagggacccctcgcctgccGCTGAGATGCACCCACCTCTGGAGCGAGGTGGCTGGTTACACAGGGACCCCTTGCCCGgagctgagatgcgcccacctctggagCGAGGTGGCTGGTTACACAAGGACCCCTTGCCCAGagctgagatgcggccacctctaGAGAGGGGCAGCCAGTGACCCAGGGGCTCTATTTAACTCTTACCTGACTGGGGCCGAGCCGGTGCAAACGCCTCGGGCGGCTTGGGGTGCATTAGCACAAAGGGCAGCTCCACAGACACGTCGCTGCGGGAAGAGTGAAGGGGATAGTGAGAGGGGGGTAGGGAAGGGGGAaccgggtgggggggggagaacatGTGACCAGGTACTTACCCTCCCCGCGATACAACCAGCTTCACCTTCACCCGGTACGAGACCAGAATCCCCAGCACCTCCTTGTTTGCCCCCTCCTTGACTCTGAAATAGAGCGCGGGGTCAGCATGCGCCTGCTTCTGGGGCGAGGCAGCTGGTTACAGGGACTCCtcgcccagcactgagatgcgcccacctctggggcggggcggccggttacccagggactcctggcccggcgctgagatgtgcccacctctggggtgggaaggCCAGTTACACGGGGACACCTCAcctggcgctgagatgcgcccacctctggggcggggcatccggttacccagggacccctggcccggcgctgagatgcgcccacctctggggcggggcggccggttacccagggacccctcgcccggtgctgagatgtgcccacctctggggtgggaaggCCGGTTACACGGGGACACctcgcccggtgctgagatgcgcccacctctggggcggggcgatGGGTATAAAGCCCCCCCGGCCCCGCTCACATGGTGCTGGAGGCCAGGTTGGTGTCCTCGTGTTTGAGTTTCCCGTCCAGCGCCAGGCCCCGCTTCTCCCGGTTCTGGCTCAGCAGCGGCGTCAGGGTGTAAACCCGGCAGAACGTGGAGCTGGGTGACACCTGGTCACTGGGCACAGAGCAGGTGGGGGGTCAGGGGCTGGGTCTCCTCCTAGCCCCCCAGCCAGGCACCCCCCCAAGCAAAcccaagccccctccctgcccccccagagaaCCTccttgcaccccccagccccctccctgtccccctagccagagacccccccatgcacccccagcccacTCCCTGCCGCGTCAGCCAGGGACCCCTCCCTTGCAATcccacccagggaccccccaGTGcactccccgccccgccccccgtggATCTCTGACACCGGTGGGGGGGTCACTCACTCCTGCTCGGTCTGGGCCACCGGACACTTGTACTGGGCCGTGCTGAAGAGGCAGATGTCTGCGTATTGTCGCACtgcggaggggatggggggggtcagGCTTGGGGGGGGCAtgggcagcccccccccccctcacttGCCCCCCGGGGTCATTCGCATCCCCTGTGCTGGGGAGGTTACCCTCCCTGGGCACATGACCCCCCCAGCAcggcccccccaacacacagctCCCCCGTACCATCCCCCCAGCAcgaccccccccaacacacagcccccactactccccccgTACAATCCCCCCAGCAcgacccccccaacacacagcccCCCTGTACCAtccccccagcacacagcccccaacACACAGCCCCCCTACTCCCCCGTACCAtccccccagcacacagccccccgtACCATCCCCCCAGCACAACCCCC is a window encoding:
- the ARRB2 gene encoding beta-arrestin-2 isoform X3 yields the protein MAETTRHFLMSDRSLHLEASLDKELYYHGEPISVNVHVTNNSSKSVKKIKVSVRQYADICLFSTAQYKCPVAQTEQDDQVSPSSTFCRVYTLTPLLSQNREKRGLALDGKLKHEDTNLASSTIVKEGANKEVLGILVSYRVKVKLVVSRGGDVSVELPFVLMHPKPPEAFAPARPQSVIPEADVPVDTNLIEFETHYGQDDDIVFEDFARLRLKGGVKDDQDDDGF